In Theileria parva strain Muguga chromosome 4 map unlocalized ctg_528, whole genome shotgun sequence, the following are encoded in one genomic region:
- a CDS encoding putative integral membrane protein: MIYLLLLQIFTTFTMFLIDLCGLELFFQLSISLYSTLVQCKFGKKTYFNVPSPVRPIS; the protein is encoded by the exons ATGATAtatctattattattacaaatattCACAAC GTTTACGATGTTTTTAATTGATTTATGTGGGCTTG AACTCTTTTTCCAACTAAGCATATCATTATATTCAACTCTAGTACAAtgtaaatttggtaaaaagACATATTTCAATGTTCCATCACCAGTAAGACCAATATCATAA